The Sinorhizobium fredii USDA 257 region ACATAGACGATGCGCGTATCGAAATAGCCTTTCTCGCCGGTAATTCGCTCATAGATCGCGTCGGCGATGATATGGGCGACGCGACGCCAGTTTTCCGGCTGGGTGTAGAACTGCTGGCCGAGCATCTGCTGTCCGGCGAAGGTGTCCCACAGGCGGAACTCCGCCTTCAGCCGGCCGTCGCCTTCCTGCGTGACGCGGCCGGTGACGAGCGCCTGCGCGTTGATGACCTTCCAGTCCTCGAAGCGCGGAGCGGCATCCGGATTGGAAATTTTCTCGATGAAGGCCCCCTTGTCGATCGGCGCGAAAAGCCCGGAGCGCTTGAGATCGGCGGCAACCACGTCGGAAATCTTCTGGCCGAGCTCGCCCTGCAGGAAATCCGTGATCGCGACCGGCAGCGGCTCGACGTTGCCTTTGTTGATATTGATCTCCACAACCGCGTTTGCCGGCGCGGCAAAGAGCGCGCCTACGAACACCAGCGTGAAAAGACGGAAAAAATTGCGTCTCAGCATTTCCATAAAGCCTTTCAGCCTTTCATCTTTCTGGGCCGGGTGAGCAAAGTGTGCGCGGTTTTCCGCCACATCACTCCCCAGCCTGTCTAGAGCATTGAGCTCGGGTCGAAGTTGACGACCACCTCGCTCCACGAATCGTACTTGTCGGAGGGCAATCCCTTGAACGGCGCGGACTTCAGAACGGCGCGTCGCGCACCACTGGCAAGCGCCCGACGTGCCGCGTCCGAGCCGCCTGTCGCTTCTACTTCCGGCTCACCGATCAACTCGCCGTTGGGATCGAGCTGGAAGGTCACCTTGATGCGGACATCCGCCGCATCGGCCATGCCGGGAATGATCGACCAGTTGTTCTGGATCTGACCGCGCAGCGCGTCCATCTCGCTCTGCGAGAGCGTGTTGCCGCTGGTGGTCTTCTTGCCGCCGAGCGCTGCCTCTTCGGTTGAGCGCTTCGCGCCGCCGCCGGAGGAGTCCTGTTTGTTGAGCAGCGCCGCGATCTCGTCCGCGTTGAAGTCGCTCTCCTTCTGGGAGGACGCCTTCTTCTGCTCCTTCTTGGTCTCTTCCTTCTTGCGCTCCGGCGTCTTGGCCGTCTGCGCCGGCTTTTCCACCTTCGGCCTGACCTGCGGTGTCGGCACCTTTTCAGGCAACGCCTCGGCCTCGGGACTTTCGGTCGGCTGTTCCTCGGCCGGTGCCGGTTCCGGCGTCGGTTCGGGCTTCACTTCCTGCTTCGGCTCTGGCAGCGCCGCGACTTCGGTCGCCGGCTCCGAGGCAGGCTCGGGTTCTTCGACCTTCTCGATTTCTTCCTTGACCGGATCCGGCGTGGGTGGCGCCTTCTCGGTCTTTTCCGGAGCAGCCGCAGATTCGTTCGGGACGGGCTTGCTGTTGGGCGTCGGCGGCGTCTTCAGGTCGACGTCGTTGTCGCCGACGTTCTCGGCGTTCTCGACGGGCGTCGGCTTCTTGGTCGGGACAGGCGACGCCTTTTCCTTGGCCGGTGCCTTCTTGTCGCCCTGCTGGATCTGGGTGATCGATTCGACCGGCACGATGTCGACCGGCAGCGCCTCGACGTCCGCGACCTGGAATTCGGCCGGGCTGCCAAGCGACACCAGCGCCCAGGTCAGAACCAGGGCGTGGAGGACAGCAGATGTAGCAAGACTGCCCTTCATCTCAGGAGATCACTTTTCCTGTTCTTGAAGCGTTACGAGCCCGAGATTCTTGAAGCCGGCGGCCGAGACGCGCGCCATGACCTTCATCACCGTGCCGTAGTCGGCATTGGTGTCTCCGCGCACGTAGATGCGCTCGTTGTAGCCCGTCGTGGCAATCGCCTCGAGCTTCGGAACGACCTCGTCGATGCCGATCGGCGTCTCCTGCAGGAAGATCTCGCCAGCCGGATTGACCGATACGGTGATCGGCTGGGTGTCGGCGTTCATCGCCTTCGCCTGCGTTTCCGGCAAGTCGATGGGCACGCCCACGGTCATCATCGGTGCGGCCACCATGAAGATGATCAGCAGCACCAGCATGACGTCGACCAGCGGCGTGACGTTGATTTCGCTGATCGTGCCGTTCCTGCCTCTACGTCGGCGGCGTCCGCCGCCCGACCCCTTGGCTCCGCCTACTGCCATACCCATCAGCGTCGTCTCCGTGCTCGAAGGTCGTTATTGCGCGGCCTGGCGCGAAGAAGGCTGCAGCTTCTCGTCGATCTGCCGCGACAGGATGGCGGAGAACTCGTCGGCGAAGGCTTCCATGCGAGCGCTGAGCTTGCCGGCGTCGGCGGTGAACTTGTTGTAGGCGATAACGGCAGGGATAGCGGCAAGCAGGCCGATGGCGGTCGCCAGCAGCGCCTCGGCGATACCGGGGGCGACGACGGCGAGGTTGGTCGATTTCGAGCCGGCGATCGCCTGGAACGAGGTCATGATACCGACGACGGTACCGAACAGGCCGATGAAGGGGGCCGCCGAACCGATCGTCGCGAGCGAGCCGAGCCGCGCCTCGAGAGATTCGGATTCGCGGGCAAGCGTCACGTCCATGGCCCGGTCGATGCGCATCTGCAGGCCGATCGGCGAGCGGGCGCCGCGTTCGAAGCTCTTCTTCCACTCGCGCATCGCCGAGACGAAGATCGCGCCCATGCCGGTCGTCTGCCGATCGGAGAGGGTGCGATAGAGCTCCTCGAGCGATTGTCCGGACCAGAAGACCTGCTCGAAATTATCCAGCTGCCGGCGAACGCGCCCGTAATTGAGCGACTTGTCGACCACGATCGCCCAGGTCCATACCGAAGCTGCAATCAGCCCCAGCATGACCAGCTTGACGACCAAGCCTGCTTGCATGAACAGCGACCAGAGGGTCACATCGCTCGTCGCGGCCAATCCAACCTGTTCCATCGATCTCAGTCCCCGAATCCAAACACCCGGCAAGAGCAACTCATGCTCATGTCCGGGTCGCCCAAACGTCCTGCTGCAAAATGCCCCGGCATCGCCGCCGTTCGCGGCAATTGCGATCTACGCGCTTCAGCCTGCCTTCTTGCCGTCAATTTTGGTCAAAGGATGACGTGCACTGCACAAATCCTGATACACAGATAAAGACACTATTATCGTTAAGGGAGTGTTACCGGACCGATGCCTTGCCGGCGCGTGCGGCGCGGAACTTCGCCAAAGCTCGCACGTTTCCGGTCCATGAGGACTCCTAGAACGGAAAGCCAAGAATGCTGCCCGGCAGACCTCTGCCGCGCATACATGGCCTTTGAGTGAGGTTGCCCATGGCGGCTCGCGCAATGTGGAAAGGGCAGCTTCGTCTTTCGCTGGTCTCAATTCCGGTCGAGCTTTTCAGCGCCACCCGATCAGGGGCCCGATACGTCCTGCTCGACCCCGAAGAGGTCGATGCGATCAAGCTCGAGACGAAGAAGACGCTGGAACTTGTTCACTTCGTCGACGTCGGCGAGATCCCCCCGCTGTATTTCGACAAGCCCTATTACCTCGCACCGGCGGACGAGCTGGCGGAGGACGCCTACCGCGTCGTCCGAGATGCACTTAGGACTTCGAACAAGACCGGCACCGGGCAACTGACGCTCCGCGGCCCCGAATACCTCGTCGCCGTAAAGCCGTGCGGCGACGGCCTGCTCCTGGAGACGCTGCGCTATCCCGACGAATTTCGGAAAGCGGACAAGGAACTGCTGGAGGTCGCCGCCGCGCTGCTCGAGCGCAAGACCGCGCCCTGCGATGCCGACGCCTTCAAGGACAATTACGCGTCGGCACTGCGGGAGCTCGTGAAGCGCAAGATGGAGGGCAAGTCGGCCCGTGTCGAGGTCGACGAAGGCGACCGGCCTCAACGGCGCGGCGACAATGTCGTCGACTTGATGGCTGCCCTGAAGAAAAGCCTCGAAGGCAACGAACCGAAGAAAGCAAAGGCGCCATCGTCTTCGCGCCGCAGTCGGCGAAAATCGGCGTGAGGATGATCGATGGCCGCGCGCAGTGAACCGCTTTCCGAATACAATCGGCGCCGCGATTTTTCGAAGACCCGCGAACCGAAAGGCGCGGTTGCCCGCACGCATCCCGGCCAGAAGCGCTTTCTCGTCCAGAAGCACGACGCGACCCGGCTGCACTACGATTTCCGCCTTGAATGGGAGGGTGTCCTGAAGAGCTGGGCGGTCACCCGCGGACCGAGCCTCAACCCGGAGGACAAGCGTCTTGCCATCCGCACCGAGGATCACCCCCTGGCCTATGGCGACTTCGAGGGGACGATCCCGGAAGGCGAGTATGGCGGCGGCACGGTGATGCTTTGGGATACCGGCTGGTGGGAACCGGAAGACGATCCCGAGAAGGGCCTGAAAAAAGGCAAGCTCGCCTTCCGCCTGCACGGCAGCCGCATGAAGGGTGGCTGGGCGCTGGTGCGTATGCGCCCGCGGGACGGCGAAAAGCGGGAAAGCTGGCTCTTGGTCAAGCAGGACGACGATGTCGCGTCGGAGGACGGCGAGAGTCTCATAAAGCAACATGTGGTCAGCGCGCGGACCGGCCGAACGATGGACGAGATCGCCGAGGGCCGCGGCGAGAAGCGAGCACGCGTCTGGCATTCGAACAAAAGCACGGCCGCCAATCTCAACGCCGGCGCAGTTTCGCAAGACGAAGGTCGGAGCAAGCGCCGGGCGCGAAAATCCTCCGTCAAACCACCCGCCTTCCGGCCGCCGCAGCTTGCCACCCTGGTCACGAAAGCGCCCGCTGGCGACGACTGGCTGAACGAAGCGAAGTTCGACGGCTACCGCCTGATAGCCGCCGTCGGCGGCGGGATCGCCCGCTGCTATACGCGCAACGGTCTCGATTGGACCGAGAAGTTCCCGACGATTGCCGCCGCCCTTGCGGAACTCGACTGCGACTCCGCGCTGATCGACGGCGAGGTGGTGGCGCTGGCGGACCAAGGGTCGAATTTCTCCGCCCTGCAGAAGGCCTTGAGAACCGGTGCGAGCATGCGTTTCTACGCCTTCGACCTGATCGAACTCGATGAAAAGGACCTCAGCCGCCGGCCGCTCGTCGAAAGGAAAGAGAAGCTGGCGGCGCTGCTCGACTCGCTCGGCACCACGGCGACCATCCAGTACAGCGAGCATGTCCGCGGCAATGGCGAGCACATCCTGGCGGCAATATGCAAGGCCGGCCAGGAAGGCATCATCGCCAAGGAGGCGAAGGCCCCCTACCGCAGCGGCCGCACGCGAAGCTGGCTGAAGGTGAAATGCACGAAACGCCAGGAATTCGTCATCGGCGGCTACACCCCCTCGACCAAGAAAGGGCGCGCCTTCGCCTCGCTTCTTCTCGGCACCTTCGAGGGCGGCAAGCTGATCTATCGGGGCGGCGTCGGCACCGGCTTCGGCGAAAAGGTGATGGAGGAGCTTGCCGCGGCCTTTGCGAAGCGCCAACGTCCGACATCGCCCTTCGATCAAGTGCCGCGCGAAAGGAGCCGAGATGCCGTCTGGCTGAAGCCCGACCTCGTCGCTGAGGTGGACTTCGCAGAGTTCACCGCTGACGGACATATCCGCCACGGCTCGTTCGAGGGATTGCGCGAGGACAGGGAGGCCAAGACCGTGAAACTGGAAACAGCGAAACCGACAGACGCCGAGCCGGGGGCCGCGAAGGGCAAATCCTCAGCCAAGACCCGTACGGCGTCGCCCACCAAGGGCGATGCCGATATCCTCGGCGTCCACATCTCGCACCCCGACCGGATCCTTTTCGAGGGTCAGGGCATCACCAAGATCGATCTCGCCCGCTACTATGCCGTCGTCGCGGAGCGGATGCTGCCCTTCGCCGCAGACCATCCCGTTTCGCTGGTGCGTTGCCCCCAGGGCGGGCAGCGGCAATGTTTCTTCCAGAAGCATGCAAACGAGGGTTTCCCGGAGGCGATCCGGGAAGTGCCGATCACGGAATCATCGGGCGAGACCGAAAACTACATGTATGTCCACGACGCCAAGGGTCTCGTCGCCGCCGTGCAGATGGGCACGCTCGAGTTTCACATCTGGGGTGCAACGATCGACCGCCTGGAAAAACCTGATCGCCTGGTCTTCGACCTCGATCCCGATCCGAGCGTCGACTTCGCCACAGTGAAGGCAGCCGCCACCACGCTCCGCGACGAACTTGCCGAGATCGGCCTCAAGACGGTTGCCATGGTGACCGGCGGCAAGGGCGTCCACGTCATCGTGCCGCTTCGTCCGCACGCCGAATGGGACGAGGCGAAGGGCTTCGCCAAGAGGCTTGCGCAGACTTTCGCCGAGCGCGACCCCGAGCATTTCGTCGCCACCATGTCCAAGGCAAAGCGCAAGGGGCGGATCTTCATCGACTGGCTGAGGAACGACCGCGGCGCCACCGCGATCGCCCCCTACTCCACCCGCGCCCGCGCAGGCGGACCCGTCGCCACTCCGGTCAGCTGGGACGAGCTCGAAGCCCTCGACGCCGCCAATACCTTCCACATCGCCGACATCATCGAGCGCATCGAGGCCGGCACCGATCCCTGGCGCGAGATCGGCGAGATCAAGCAGTCGCTGACGAAGAAAATGCTGAATTCGACAATCAGCTAGGGCAACTCAGGCAGCGGCTCCTTGCGCCGCCAGGAACTTCGCCGCCAGCGCCTCCGGCAACCGGCGCGGGCGGCCCTGGCCGTTGATCACCGCGATGATCACCTTGGCCGCGATCAACAGCGCGCCGGCGCGGCGGATCTCCTGCTGCAGCACCATTTTGGCGCCGCCGGCCTTCTCGGTGGTCGTCTCGATCGACAGGATGTCGTCCATGCGCGCCGGCGACTTGAAATCGATCTCCATCCGGTGAACGACGAAGACCAAGCCTTCCGCATCGCCCTCGACGGCGAGTGACGCCTGTTCCACGCCGAGCAACCGAAGATAGTCGGTCCGCGCCCGTTCCATGAAATGCAGGTAGCGGGCGTGGTAGACGACGCCGGAGAAATCGGTGTCCTCGTAATAGACCCGCTGGATCAAACGGTGGCCCGTCTCGGTCAGCTCGCCGGCAAGTGAAATCAGTGACATGGCATTCTCCGGGAGGATCTTTGCTTTTCCTGTGCAGGAACGAAAAGACATTTGCAAGCATTGCAGCTTTGTCACAATCCTATCCTATCAGGTGCCCTGTCCTCTTCCCGATCAGGAGAATCGCGCATGAAGATCGCAATCCTCGGCGGCGACGGTTTTGTCGGCTGGCCCACCGCGTTGCATTTGTCCGACGCGGGCCATGACGTCCACATTCTCGACAATCTCTCTCGCCGCTGGATCGACACCGAGCTCGGCGTGCAATCCTTGACGCCGATGGACTCCATCCAGGAGCGCACCCGCATCTGGCATGCGGAGACCGGCCGGCGCATCCATTTCAACCTGATCGACCTCGCCCGCGATTACGAACTTCTGAAGAAGTGGCTTGCCGAACATCGCCCCGACGCGATCGTGCACTTTGCCGAGCAGCGCGCTGCGCCCTATTCGATGAAGAGCGACCGCCACAAGAACTACACGGTCAACAACAACGTCAACGCCACCCACAACCTCTTGAATGCGCTGGTCGAGCTCGACCTCGACGCCCATCTCGTGCATCTCGGCACCATGGGCGTCTATGGCTATTCGACGATCGGCGCTGCCATTCCGGAGGGCTATCTGCCGGTCGGGATCGAGACGATGGCCGGCGAGACGGTCAGCCAGGAGATCCTCTACCCGTCCAATCCGGGGTCGATCTACCACATGACCAAGTGCCTCGATCAGCTGCTCTTCCAGTTCTACGCGAAGAATGACGGGCTTCGTATCACGGATCTACACCAGGGCATCGTCTGGGGCACGCATACGGAGCAGACGCGGCGGCATGCGCAGCTCATCAACCGCTTCGATTACGACGGCGATTACGGCACGGTCCTCAACCGCTTCCTGATCCAGGCGGCGATCGGCTATCCGCTGACAGTTCACGGCAGCGGCGGCCAGACCCGCGCCTTCATTCACATCCAGGATTCGGTCCGCTGCATCGAGCTCGCCCTTGAAAATCCCCCGGCGCGCGGCAGCCGCGTCGAGATTTTCAACCAGATGACCGAGACGCACCGCGTCCGCGACCTGGCCGAGATGATTTCCAGCATCAGCGGCTCCGAAATCGCCTGGCTGCCCAACCCGCGCAAGGAAGCGGCCGAAAACGATCTCGTCGTGCAAAACGAGAAGTTCCTGGGCCTCGGGCTTGATCCGATTCGGCTCCAAGACGGCTTGCTTTCGGAGATCGTCGACGTGGCGAAGAAATTCGCCTATCGCGTCGACCGTTCGCGCGTGCCAGCCGTTTCCGCCTGGACGAAGGACATCGCTCCCCTGATCAACCACGATCCGGAGGGCAAGCGGCTGAAATCCGTCTCATGAGCGCTGCGACGCCCCATCCGGACGGCCCCATGCCCTCTGCCCCGGCCGCCGCACAGCACGCCTTCGTGACGCTCGTCACCAATGCCGACTATGCGCTCGGCGCGCGCGCCTTGATACGGTCGATCCGTCTGACGCGGACGCCGGCGGATATCGTCGTGCTCTACACCGGCGGGGTGGACACCGCCGCGCTCGAGCCGCTCACCGAATTCGACTGTCGCCTGATTGAAACGGAGCTGCTGCCGCTCTCGGACGAATTCAACGCCCGGCATCAGCGGCGCAACGTTCACGAGAAGGCGCCCTTCACCAAGGGCCGCAAGCCCGACTTCCACTCGCCGCTCGACAACTTCTGCAAGCTCCGCCTCTGGCAGCTGGTCGAATACGAGCGCTGCGTCTTCATCGATGCCGACGCGATCGTGCTGCGCAATATCGACAAGCTTTTCGTCTACCCGGAGTTTTCCGCCGCGCCGAACGTCTACGAGAGCCTCGCCGATTTCCACCGGCTGAATTCCGGCGTTTTCGTCGCAAAGCCCTCGCTTGCGACTTACGAGAACATGCTTGCGGCACTGGACGCACCGGGTGCCTTCTGGCCGCGCACCGACCAAACCTTCCTGCAGAGCTTCTTTCCCGACTGGCACGGCCTGCCGGCGACGATGAACATGCTGCAATATGTCTGGTTCAACCTGCCAGCGCTATGGGATTGGCGGTCGATTGGCGTGCTGCACTATCAGTATGAGAAGCCGTGGGAGAAGGACCATCCGCGCGCGGACGTGCTGCGTCCGCTGATCGAGCTCTGGCATGCCTACCTGACGGGCGAGAACATTCCCGATATCACCAAGCTCGAGAACCCGGCGCGACCCGGCGCTGGCGCCTCATGACCCGCGTCCTCGTGTCCGGCGGCACCGGTTTCGTCGGCCGTTTCATCGTCGAGCACCTGCTTGCAAACGGCTACAAGATCACTGTCGGTGGCCGCTCTCAACCGCCGGAGGGCTTCTTCTCACGGCCAGTCTCCTACGTGCCGCTTCGGCTCGATCCGGACGCCGATCAGGTCGCCGTCTTCGATAGTGTCTACCATTTCGTCCACGCCGCCTTCGAGCATGTCGAGGGCAAGTATCGCGGCGGCGAAGGCGCTGACCCGGAAGGTTTTCGGCGTGCCAATCTCGAGGGGTCGGTCCGCCTATTCGAAGAGGCCCGCAGCGCCGGCGTGCGTCGCTGCGTCTTCCTGTCGAGCCGCGCCGTCTATGGTGAAACGGCGCAGACGGTCCTCGACGAAACTACGCCCGCCGAGCCCGACACGCTCTATGGCGTGGTGAAGGTCGCGGCCGAAGACGCCCTGAGGTCGCTCACCGCCCATGACTTCGTAACCGCCAGCCTGCGCGTCACCGGCGTTTATGGACCGGCCGGCCCCGGCCGGAAACACAAGTGGGCCGGATTGTTCGCCGACTATCTTGCCGGCAGGGTTATTCCGTCGCGCATCGGCACGGAAGTGCATGGCGATGATGTCGCCGAGGCCGTACGCCTGATGCTCGAAGCCGACCCGGCAAAAGTCTCCGGCCAGGTCTTCAACGTATCGGACGTGCTGACCGGCAACCGCGAGATTCTCTCGCTTCTTCAGGCGGCAACCGGCTGTCCGCATCCTCTGCCGCCGGAGGTGGAGACAAATGACTTCAAGGTGATGTCGACCGACAAGCTGCGCGCGCTCGGCTGGTTGCCTGGCGGCTCCGGACGGTTGGAGGCGACGATCAGGGAGTTAGTGGGGAAGATCTAAGGGCGGAGGTGGGCAAGGTCCACATGTGCTCCGCCCGCAAATCTATCCGAGATCGACCACGACAATCTC contains the following coding sequences:
- a CDS encoding NAD-dependent epimerase/dehydratase family protein, yielding MTRVLVSGGTGFVGRFIVEHLLANGYKITVGGRSQPPEGFFSRPVSYVPLRLDPDADQVAVFDSVYHFVHAAFEHVEGKYRGGEGADPEGFRRANLEGSVRLFEEARSAGVRRCVFLSSRAVYGETAQTVLDETTPAEPDTLYGVVKVAAEDALRSLTAHDFVTASLRVTGVYGPAGPGRKHKWAGLFADYLAGRVIPSRIGTEVHGDDVAEAVRLMLEADPAKVSGQVFNVSDVLTGNREILSLLQAATGCPHPLPPEVETNDFKVMSTDKLRALGWLPGGSGRLEATIRELVGKI
- a CDS encoding glycosyltransferase is translated as MSAATPHPDGPMPSAPAAAQHAFVTLVTNADYALGARALIRSIRLTRTPADIVVLYTGGVDTAALEPLTEFDCRLIETELLPLSDEFNARHQRRNVHEKAPFTKGRKPDFHSPLDNFCKLRLWQLVEYERCVFIDADAIVLRNIDKLFVYPEFSAAPNVYESLADFHRLNSGVFVAKPSLATYENMLAALDAPGAFWPRTDQTFLQSFFPDWHGLPATMNMLQYVWFNLPALWDWRSIGVLHYQYEKPWEKDHPRADVLRPLIELWHAYLTGENIPDITKLENPARPGAGAS
- the tolR gene encoding protein TolR, giving the protein MGMAVGGAKGSGGGRRRRRGRNGTISEINVTPLVDVMLVLLIIFMVAAPMMTVGVPIDLPETQAKAMNADTQPITVSVNPAGEIFLQETPIGIDEVVPKLEAIATTGYNERIYVRGDTNADYGTVMKVMARVSAAGFKNLGLVTLQEQEK
- the ybgC gene encoding tol-pal system-associated acyl-CoA thioesterase; amino-acid sequence: MSLISLAGELTETGHRLIQRVYYEDTDFSGVVYHARYLHFMERARTDYLRLLGVEQASLAVEGDAEGLVFVVHRMEIDFKSPARMDDILSIETTTEKAGGAKMVLQQEIRRAGALLIAAKVIIAVINGQGRPRRLPEALAAKFLAAQGAAA
- a CDS encoding NAD-dependent epimerase/dehydratase family protein; amino-acid sequence: MKIAILGGDGFVGWPTALHLSDAGHDVHILDNLSRRWIDTELGVQSLTPMDSIQERTRIWHAETGRRIHFNLIDLARDYELLKKWLAEHRPDAIVHFAEQRAAPYSMKSDRHKNYTVNNNVNATHNLLNALVELDLDAHLVHLGTMGVYGYSTIGAAIPEGYLPVGIETMAGETVSQEILYPSNPGSIYHMTKCLDQLLFQFYAKNDGLRITDLHQGIVWGTHTEQTRRHAQLINRFDYDGDYGTVLNRFLIQAAIGYPLTVHGSGGQTRAFIHIQDSVRCIELALENPPARGSRVEIFNQMTETHRVRDLAEMISSISGSEIAWLPNPRKEAAENDLVVQNEKFLGLGLDPIRLQDGLLSEIVDVAKKFAYRVDRSRVPAVSAWTKDIAPLINHDPEGKRLKSVS
- the ku gene encoding non-homologous end joining protein Ku, encoding MAARAMWKGQLRLSLVSIPVELFSATRSGARYVLLDPEEVDAIKLETKKTLELVHFVDVGEIPPLYFDKPYYLAPADELAEDAYRVVRDALRTSNKTGTGQLTLRGPEYLVAVKPCGDGLLLETLRYPDEFRKADKELLEVAAALLERKTAPCDADAFKDNYASALRELVKRKMEGKSARVEVDEGDRPQRRGDNVVDLMAALKKSLEGNEPKKAKAPSSSRRSRRKSA
- the tolQ gene encoding protein TolQ; the protein is MEQVGLAATSDVTLWSLFMQAGLVVKLVMLGLIAASVWTWAIVVDKSLNYGRVRRQLDNFEQVFWSGQSLEELYRTLSDRQTTGMGAIFVSAMREWKKSFERGARSPIGLQMRIDRAMDVTLARESESLEARLGSLATIGSAAPFIGLFGTVVGIMTSFQAIAGSKSTNLAVVAPGIAEALLATAIGLLAAIPAVIAYNKFTADAGKLSARMEAFADEFSAILSRQIDEKLQPSSRQAAQ
- the ligD gene encoding DNA ligase D, producing the protein MAARSEPLSEYNRRRDFSKTREPKGAVARTHPGQKRFLVQKHDATRLHYDFRLEWEGVLKSWAVTRGPSLNPEDKRLAIRTEDHPLAYGDFEGTIPEGEYGGGTVMLWDTGWWEPEDDPEKGLKKGKLAFRLHGSRMKGGWALVRMRPRDGEKRESWLLVKQDDDVASEDGESLIKQHVVSARTGRTMDEIAEGRGEKRARVWHSNKSTAANLNAGAVSQDEGRSKRRARKSSVKPPAFRPPQLATLVTKAPAGDDWLNEAKFDGYRLIAAVGGGIARCYTRNGLDWTEKFPTIAAALAELDCDSALIDGEVVALADQGSNFSALQKALRTGASMRFYAFDLIELDEKDLSRRPLVERKEKLAALLDSLGTTATIQYSEHVRGNGEHILAAICKAGQEGIIAKEAKAPYRSGRTRSWLKVKCTKRQEFVIGGYTPSTKKGRAFASLLLGTFEGGKLIYRGGVGTGFGEKVMEELAAAFAKRQRPTSPFDQVPRERSRDAVWLKPDLVAEVDFAEFTADGHIRHGSFEGLREDREAKTVKLETAKPTDAEPGAAKGKSSAKTRTASPTKGDADILGVHISHPDRILFEGQGITKIDLARYYAVVAERMLPFAADHPVSLVRCPQGGQRQCFFQKHANEGFPEAIREVPITESSGETENYMYVHDAKGLVAAVQMGTLEFHIWGATIDRLEKPDRLVFDLDPDPSVDFATVKAAATTLRDELAEIGLKTVAMVTGGKGVHVIVPLRPHAEWDEAKGFAKRLAQTFAERDPEHFVATMSKAKRKGRIFIDWLRNDRGATAIAPYSTRARAGGPVATPVSWDELEALDAANTFHIADIIERIEAGTDPWREIGEIKQSLTKKMLNSTIS